From the genome of Streptomyces sp. NBC_01341, one region includes:
- a CDS encoding SCO4225 family membrane protein: MSHRMIDIQRLGTLARLTFGNTASRIYLGLVLAVTVFVAVDTLFVTHDDASFAGVWLFLLAAPTVFAFFLGSSMAGADTAGPAWFVYLALVVSVLVQACALGWFSRLVRRAGRGHPAHPQGV; encoded by the coding sequence ATGAGTCACCGAATGATCGACATACAGCGGCTCGGCACACTGGCGCGACTGACCTTCGGCAACACGGCCTCGCGGATCTACCTCGGCCTCGTCCTCGCGGTCACGGTGTTCGTCGCCGTCGACACACTGTTCGTGACGCATGACGACGCCTCGTTCGCCGGCGTCTGGCTGTTCCTCCTCGCCGCGCCGACCGTCTTCGCCTTCTTCCTCGGCAGCTCGATGGCGGGGGCCGACACGGCAGGCCCCGCCTGGTTCGTCTACCTCGCCCTGGTCGTGTCCGTGCTCGTCCAGGCCTGTGCGCTGGGATGGTTCTCGCGACTGGTGCGCCGGGCCGGCCGGGGGCACCCGGCACACCCGCAGGGCGTCTGA
- a CDS encoding PLP-dependent cysteine synthase family protein produces the protein MDTSEPRTDGGVVATVDTDRSDPDYRAWLKEAVRKVQADANRSADTHLLRFPLPEHWNIDLYLKDESTHPTGSLKHRLARSLFLYGLCNGWIRRGKPVIEASSGSTAVSEAYFAKLIGVPFVAVMPRTTSPEKCRLIEFHGGQCHFVDDARRLYEESAALAAETGGHYMDQFTYAERATDWRGNNNIAESIYQQLRMERYPEPAWIVATAGTGGTSATIGRYVRYMQYDTRICVPDPENSCFFDGWTRHDQLATSDRGSRIEGIGRPRMEPSFVPGAIDRMMKVPDAASVAAVRVLERAIGRKAGGSTGTGLWSAFRLVAEMVARGSTGSVVTLFCDPGDRYLDKYYSDSWLGDQDMDIRPYTETIDHFLATGSWPA, from the coding sequence ATGGACACCAGTGAGCCGAGAACGGACGGTGGCGTCGTGGCGACCGTGGACACCGACCGCAGTGACCCCGACTACCGGGCCTGGCTCAAGGAAGCCGTACGCAAGGTCCAGGCCGACGCCAACCGTTCGGCGGACACCCACCTCCTGCGCTTCCCGCTGCCGGAGCACTGGAACATCGACCTCTACCTCAAGGACGAGTCGACTCACCCCACCGGCAGCCTCAAGCACCGGCTGGCCAGGTCGCTGTTCCTCTACGGGCTCTGCAACGGCTGGATCCGCAGGGGCAAGCCGGTCATCGAGGCGTCCAGCGGCTCGACCGCCGTCTCGGAGGCGTACTTCGCCAAGCTGATCGGCGTGCCGTTCGTCGCGGTGATGCCGCGCACCACCAGCCCCGAGAAGTGCCGGCTGATCGAATTCCACGGCGGACAGTGCCACTTCGTCGACGACGCGCGCCGGCTCTACGAGGAATCGGCTGCCCTCGCCGCCGAGACCGGCGGGCACTACATGGACCAGTTCACCTACGCCGAGCGTGCCACCGACTGGCGGGGCAACAACAACATCGCCGAGTCCATCTACCAGCAGTTGCGGATGGAACGGTATCCGGAGCCCGCCTGGATCGTCGCCACCGCCGGGACCGGCGGCACGTCCGCGACCATCGGGCGCTACGTCCGTTACATGCAGTACGACACACGCATCTGCGTGCCAGATCCGGAGAACTCCTGCTTCTTCGACGGCTGGACCCGGCACGACCAACTGGCGACGAGCGACCGGGGTTCACGCATCGAGGGCATCGGCCGCCCCCGAATGGAACCGAGCTTCGTGCCCGGTGCCATCGACCGCATGATGAAGGTGCCCGACGCGGCGAGCGTCGCCGCCGTCCGGGTGCTGGAGCGCGCCATCGGGCGCAAGGCCGGGGGCTCGACGGGAACCGGGCTGTGGAGCGCGTTCAGGCTGGTGGCCGAGATGGTCGCGCGGGGCAGCACCGGCAGCGTCGTCACACTGTTCTGCGACCCGGGCGACCGCTACCTCGACAAGTACTACTCCGACTCCTGGCTCGGGGATCAGGACATGGACATCCGCCCGTACACGGAGACGATCGACCATTTCCTGGCCACCGGCAGCTGGCCCGCCTGA
- a CDS encoding PP2C family protein-serine/threonine phosphatase translates to MGLWQWIDGLRDGDRPSRALVAVPFVLIAVVTVVDVNVPPEVHLGPFLVAAPALTASFAGPRPTAFVGAVAVLAQAIVAVSRSSITDLNHMYQIVALFLISAIVTFFAHLRVRSAAEMVRLRTVAVAAQRSVLRPLPLYSGPLRLASVYLAAEEGAQLGGDLYAAARTDRGTRLIIGDVRGKGLDAISGAAGVLGAFRALARQEEHLPDLVARLETGVAAHRIDSLNENDDRTEEHDIAESFVTAAVLDVSDEGHGLRLVSCGHPPPLLLRQGRVRALHATEPGPPLGVGPLAGARPTEDVFAFRPGDMLLLYTDGVTEARDASGRFYPLAERAASWTGLGPEHLLERLCADLLRYAGGHLGDDAAAVAVQRLPGPG, encoded by the coding sequence ATGGGCTTGTGGCAGTGGATCGACGGCCTGCGGGACGGCGACCGGCCGAGCAGGGCACTCGTCGCGGTGCCGTTCGTCCTGATCGCCGTGGTGACCGTGGTCGATGTCAACGTGCCGCCGGAGGTGCATCTCGGGCCGTTCCTCGTGGCGGCACCTGCGCTCACCGCGTCGTTCGCCGGTCCCCGCCCGACGGCCTTCGTCGGCGCGGTAGCGGTGCTGGCCCAGGCGATCGTGGCCGTCAGCCGGTCCAGCATCACCGACCTGAATCACATGTACCAGATCGTCGCCCTGTTCCTCATCTCGGCGATCGTCACGTTCTTCGCCCACCTGCGGGTACGCAGTGCCGCGGAGATGGTGCGGCTGCGGACCGTGGCCGTAGCCGCTCAGCGCAGCGTGCTGCGGCCTCTGCCCCTGTACAGCGGCCCGCTGCGCCTCGCCTCCGTCTATCTGGCGGCCGAGGAGGGGGCCCAGCTCGGGGGCGATCTCTATGCCGCCGCCCGGACGGACCGGGGGACGCGTCTGATCATCGGCGATGTCCGCGGCAAGGGCCTCGACGCGATCAGCGGCGCCGCGGGGGTGCTGGGCGCCTTCCGGGCGCTGGCCCGCCAGGAGGAGCACCTGCCCGACCTGGTCGCCCGCCTGGAGACCGGTGTCGCGGCCCACCGGATCGACTCGCTGAACGAGAACGACGACCGGACCGAGGAGCACGACATCGCCGAGTCCTTCGTGACAGCCGCCGTGCTGGATGTTTCCGACGAGGGTCACGGTCTGCGGCTCGTCAGCTGCGGGCACCCGCCGCCCCTGCTGCTGCGGCAGGGCCGGGTGCGGGCGCTGCACGCGACGGAGCCGGGGCCTCCGCTCGGAGTCGGGCCCCTGGCGGGGGCCCGCCCCACGGAGGACGTGTTCGCCTTCCGCCCCGGCGACATGCTTCTGCTGTACACCGACGGAGTCACCGAGGCGCGGGACGCCTCGGGGCGCTTCTATCCGCTCGCCGAGCGCGCGGCCTCGTGGACCGGTCTCGGCCCGGAGCACCTGTTGGAGCGGTTGTGCGCGGACCTGCTGCGGTATGCGGGCGGCCACCTGGGCGACGACGCGGCCGCCGTCGCCGTCCAGCGGCTCCCCGGCCCGGGATGA
- a CDS encoding ROK family protein → MNGKSTTTRTKLERGRSALGPALELVHTGRAPTRAVLTSELGVTRATAGAVAAELEALGLIKVDSSPGSAAGSQGRPSHRLSVLDSGPVALAAQVHSDGFRAALVGLGGRIVATAPGCVAVMADPAQVLGEVVEAGARLLRESGLRCVGAGLAVPSAVAEPEGTALNPLHLAWPAGAPVREIFAACVREAGITQPAFTGNDVNLAALAEHRHGAGLGAQHLLCVATGHRGVGGALVLDGRLHTGSSGLALEVGHLTVNPEGRPCHCGGRGCLDVETDPLAFLTAARREPGPEESLLKQSGDLLRAEYDDPDVRAASEELIDRLGLGLAGLVNILNPDRIILGGLHRDLLEADPERLRAVVADRSLWGRSGSVPILACTLDHNSLVGAAELAWQPVLDDPLAALA, encoded by the coding sequence ATGAACGGCAAGTCGACCACCACGCGGACGAAGTTGGAGAGGGGCCGCAGCGCGCTCGGGCCCGCCCTGGAGCTGGTCCACACCGGGCGCGCCCCCACGCGTGCCGTGCTGACCTCCGAACTCGGCGTCACCCGTGCCACCGCCGGCGCGGTGGCCGCCGAACTCGAAGCGCTCGGGCTCATCAAGGTCGACTCCAGCCCGGGTTCAGCGGCCGGCTCGCAGGGGCGCCCCTCCCACCGGCTCTCCGTGCTGGACAGCGGTCCGGTGGCCCTCGCCGCCCAGGTCCACTCCGACGGTTTCCGGGCCGCGCTCGTCGGGCTCGGGGGCAGAATCGTGGCCACCGCCCCCGGCTGCGTCGCCGTCATGGCCGACCCCGCCCAGGTGCTCGGCGAGGTTGTCGAGGCCGGCGCCCGGCTGCTGCGCGAGAGCGGACTGCGCTGCGTCGGCGCGGGGCTCGCCGTCCCCTCGGCGGTGGCCGAACCCGAGGGCACGGCGCTGAACCCCCTGCACCTCGCCTGGCCCGCGGGTGCGCCCGTCCGGGAGATCTTCGCCGCGTGTGTACGCGAGGCGGGCATCACCCAGCCCGCCTTCACCGGGAACGACGTCAACCTCGCGGCCCTCGCCGAGCACCGGCACGGCGCGGGACTCGGCGCGCAGCACCTGCTGTGCGTCGCCACCGGTCATCGCGGCGTGGGCGGCGCGCTCGTCCTGGACGGCCGCCTGCACACCGGGAGTTCGGGGCTCGCCCTGGAGGTCGGGCACCTCACGGTGAACCCCGAGGGGCGCCCCTGTCACTGCGGCGGACGCGGCTGCCTCGACGTCGAGACGGACCCGCTGGCCTTCCTCACGGCCGCCCGCCGGGAACCGGGCCCCGAGGAGTCCCTGCTCAAGCAGTCCGGCGACCTCCTGCGCGCCGAGTACGACGACCCGGACGTGCGGGCGGCCTCCGAGGAGCTGATCGACCGTCTCGGCCTCGGCCTCGCGGGCCTGGTCAACATCCTCAACCCGGACCGGATCATCCTGGGCGGGCTGCACCGCGACCTTCTGGAGGCCGACCCGGAGAGGCTGCGGGCGGTCGTCGCCGACCGCAGCCTCTGGGGCCGCAGCGGCAGTGTGCCGATTCTCGCGTGCACCCTCGACCACAACAGCCTGGTGGGTGCCGCCGAACTGGCCTGGCAGCCCGTGCTCGACGACCCGCTCGCGGCGCTGGCCTGA
- a CDS encoding SRPBCC family protein, giving the protein MAVFRIERSSPLPAAEAWRRVTDWERHGDTVPFTSVTVRTGPRTRPGTVFVARTGLGPLGFDDPMEVVRWTPPASGRAGLCRLEKRGSLVRGQASIDVYPTGSGSHVIWVEELRVRLLPRWADPVLAGAGRRVFGRALRMLLDD; this is encoded by the coding sequence GTGGCCGTATTCCGTATCGAACGTTCCTCGCCCCTCCCCGCCGCCGAGGCGTGGCGGCGGGTGACGGACTGGGAGCGGCACGGCGACACGGTTCCGTTCACCTCGGTCACGGTCCGTACGGGGCCGCGCACGCGGCCGGGTACGGTCTTCGTCGCCCGCACCGGTCTGGGTCCGCTGGGCTTCGACGATCCGATGGAAGTGGTCCGGTGGACCCCTCCGGCGTCCGGCCGCGCGGGCCTGTGCCGGCTGGAGAAGCGGGGCTCCCTGGTGCGTGGGCAGGCCTCGATCGACGTGTATCCGACAGGCTCGGGCTCACATGTGATCTGGGTCGAGGAACTGCGCGTACGGCTGCTGCCCCGCTGGGCGGATCCCGTGCTGGCCGGGGCCGGCCGACGGGTCTTCGGGCGGGCCCTTCGCATGCTGCTCGACGACTGA
- a CDS encoding TetR/AcrR family transcriptional regulator, whose amino-acid sequence MSTPDRLIEATQELLWERGYVGTSPKAIQQRAGAGQGSMYHHFAGKPDLALAAVLRTSARMRETAGALLDGPGSAYERISAYLLREREVLRGCPVGRLTMDPDVVASDELRAPVDETIAWLRERLAQIVQEGLDSGEFGAGLAPGDIAASVVATVQGGYVLARASGSADAFDAAVRGLLSLLDPPNPPPA is encoded by the coding sequence ATGAGCACTCCGGACCGGTTGATCGAGGCCACCCAGGAGCTCCTGTGGGAGCGGGGTTACGTGGGTACGAGCCCCAAGGCGATCCAGCAGCGGGCGGGAGCCGGCCAGGGCAGCATGTACCACCACTTCGCGGGCAAGCCCGACCTGGCACTGGCGGCCGTGCTGCGCACGTCGGCCCGGATGCGGGAGACCGCCGGAGCCCTCCTCGACGGCCCCGGGTCGGCCTACGAGCGGATCTCGGCCTATCTGCTGCGTGAGCGTGAGGTGCTGCGCGGCTGCCCGGTCGGGCGGCTGACCATGGATCCCGACGTGGTGGCGAGCGACGAACTCCGCGCCCCGGTGGACGAGACGATCGCCTGGCTGCGGGAGCGACTGGCACAGATCGTCCAGGAGGGTCTGGACAGCGGGGAGTTCGGCGCGGGGCTCGCACCGGGGGACATCGCCGCCTCCGTCGTGGCCACGGTCCAGGGCGGCTACGTCCTGGCCCGGGCCTCGGGCTCGGCGGATGCCTTCGACGCCGCGGTCCGGGGGCTGCTCTCCCTGCTCGACCCGCCCAACCCGCCCCCGGCCTGA
- a CDS encoding ATP-binding protein: protein MISEPSRHCAVELQALPSRIGQVRRIISAQLRYWHLDPLIDHAALGVTELLTNVHRHAQPDKSCTVEIELLLDRLTVSVHDHDPRLPTVCDADSSATSGRGLAMIAAVSESWGIRPSDDAGKVIWFTLPAPSFTSALPTLPVYGSTTDGPFATDLAGLLEPTAVRKRARSTVVG from the coding sequence GTGATCAGCGAGCCAAGCAGGCACTGCGCGGTGGAGCTCCAGGCCCTGCCGTCGCGGATCGGTCAGGTCCGCAGAATCATTTCGGCACAACTGCGCTACTGGCATCTCGATCCCCTGATCGACCATGCCGCGCTAGGTGTCACCGAACTGCTGACCAACGTCCACCGGCATGCACAGCCGGACAAATCGTGCACCGTCGAGATCGAGCTCCTGCTCGACCGGCTGACGGTCTCCGTCCACGACCACGACCCCCGGCTGCCGACCGTGTGCGACGCCGATTCGTCCGCCACCTCCGGGCGCGGACTGGCGATGATCGCCGCGGTCAGCGAGAGCTGGGGCATACGACCGAGCGATGACGCGGGGAAGGTCATCTGGTTCACCCTTCCCGCCCCATCCTTCACCAGCGCTCTGCCCACTCTCCCGGTGTACGGGTCGACGACCGACGGCCCCTTCGCCACGGACCTGGCGGGCCTCCTTGAGCCCACAGCGGTAAGAAAGCGGGCCCGGTCGACCGTCGTCGGCTGA
- a CDS encoding SHOCT domain-containing protein produces the protein MNTLAYTGGPGPWILLFPVIWAAVVVGAVTVLRRTVWRGGGGWRTRAGHRATLGERAPVALLGRRFAAGEIDEEEYWRRLSVLDEPYGRYGKDGAA, from the coding sequence ATGAACACCCTTGCGTATACCGGAGGACCCGGGCCCTGGATCCTCCTCTTCCCCGTCATCTGGGCGGCCGTCGTCGTCGGCGCAGTCACGGTGCTGCGGCGGACCGTGTGGCGGGGTGGTGGCGGGTGGCGGACGCGCGCCGGACACCGTGCAACGCTCGGCGAGCGTGCACCGGTCGCCCTTCTGGGGCGGCGCTTCGCCGCGGGTGAGATCGACGAGGAGGAGTACTGGCGCAGGCTCTCCGTGCTCGACGAGCCCTACGGCCGCTACGGCAAGGACGGCGCGGCGTGA
- a CDS encoding MFS transporter translates to MPQRNKLRTALPGGFDGSTAPPSFTRLRTALTVFFALDGFLFAGWVVRIPAIKHRTGATASTLGLALLGVSAGAVITMMLTGALCRRYGSHVVTVICGVLLSLSIALPARTGSALTLGLVLLVFGAAYGGMNVAMNSAAVDLVGAMRRPVMPSFHAAFSFGGMAGAGLGGLVASRLSPGSHLLALTGFGILVTAITAPVLLGGRTTAAALSQERGDDAAAQPHRMSPHTRRVVVLFGVIALCTAYGEGALAEWGALHLSQDLLADPGLAAAGYSLFALTMAIGRLTGTTLLERFGQTRTLVAGGTTAAVGMLFGALAPTAWLTLLGFAVAGLGLANIFPVAVGRAGALAGPGGVAAASTLGYGGMLLGPPVIGFLADWLSLPAALTTVTLLAATAAVLGLAARNAGTPERIE, encoded by the coding sequence GTGCCGCAACGAAACAAACTGCGGACGGCCCTGCCGGGGGGATTTGACGGAAGCACCGCCCCACCCTCCTTCACTCGCCTCCGTACCGCGCTGACCGTTTTCTTCGCCCTCGACGGCTTCCTGTTCGCGGGATGGGTGGTCCGGATCCCCGCCATCAAGCACCGGACCGGAGCGACAGCGTCCACTCTGGGGCTGGCCCTGCTCGGCGTCTCCGCGGGCGCGGTGATCACCATGATGCTCACGGGCGCCCTCTGCCGCCGCTACGGCAGCCACGTCGTCACCGTGATCTGCGGCGTACTGCTGTCACTGAGCATCGCCCTTCCCGCGCGGACGGGTTCGGCCCTCACGCTCGGTCTCGTCCTGCTGGTCTTCGGTGCGGCGTACGGCGGCATGAACGTGGCGATGAACAGCGCGGCGGTCGATCTGGTCGGCGCCATGCGCCGCCCGGTCATGCCGAGCTTCCACGCCGCCTTCAGCTTCGGGGGCATGGCGGGCGCGGGGCTCGGCGGCCTGGTCGCCTCCCGCCTGTCACCCGGGAGCCACCTCCTGGCCCTCACCGGCTTCGGGATCCTCGTCACCGCGATCACCGCCCCCGTGCTCCTCGGCGGCCGGACGACGGCCGCGGCACTCTCGCAGGAACGGGGTGACGATGCCGCGGCACAGCCGCACAGGATGAGCCCGCACACCCGCCGGGTCGTGGTCCTGTTCGGTGTCATCGCCCTCTGCACGGCGTACGGCGAGGGCGCACTGGCGGAATGGGGCGCACTGCACCTCAGCCAGGACCTGCTGGCCGATCCCGGCCTCGCCGCCGCCGGGTACTCGCTGTTCGCGCTCACGATGGCCATCGGGCGGCTCACCGGCACCACGCTGCTCGAACGGTTCGGGCAGACCCGCACGCTCGTGGCGGGAGGGACGACCGCTGCCGTCGGGATGCTGTTCGGCGCACTGGCCCCGACCGCGTGGCTCACCCTCCTCGGCTTCGCCGTGGCGGGCCTGGGGCTGGCGAACATCTTCCCCGTGGCGGTCGGACGGGCCGGTGCGCTCGCCGGCCCGGGCGGAGTGGCCGCCGCCTCGACCCTGGGCTACGGCGGAATGCTTCTGGGACCGCCGGTGATCGGATTCCTCGCCGACTGGCTCTCCCTGCCGGCCGCCCTCACGACGGTGACGCTCCTCGCCGCCACCGCGGCGGTACTGGGCCTCGCCGCCCGCAACGCGGGAACACCTGAACGGATTGAGTAG
- a CDS encoding DUF4865 family protein: MHAMQYEITLPAGYDMGIIRERVATRGHLLDDFPGLGLKAYLIRERGPDSPVNQYAPLYLWSAPEGMNAFLWGPGFQGIVDDFGRPEVQHWTGLSYQEGSVPTALPRTAVRRRETIPGTAAPAQAVQAAIEEGARTAAHPGAVATVTAVDPRHWELLHFSLWDHEPPGPLPGDRYEILHLSAPERDRPVRGRQW; this comes from the coding sequence GTGCACGCCATGCAGTACGAGATCACTCTGCCCGCCGGCTACGACATGGGCATCATCCGCGAGAGGGTCGCGACGAGAGGGCATCTCCTGGACGACTTTCCCGGACTCGGCCTCAAGGCCTACCTGATCCGCGAGCGAGGCCCGGACTCACCGGTCAACCAGTACGCCCCGCTGTATCTGTGGTCGGCCCCGGAGGGCATGAACGCGTTCCTGTGGGGCCCCGGATTCCAGGGGATCGTCGACGACTTCGGCCGCCCCGAGGTGCAGCACTGGACGGGGCTCTCCTACCAGGAGGGCTCCGTGCCGACGGCACTCCCCCGCACCGCCGTCCGACGCCGCGAGACGATCCCCGGCACGGCCGCGCCCGCGCAGGCCGTCCAGGCCGCGATCGAGGAGGGCGCACGGACGGCAGCACATCCGGGGGCCGTCGCCACCGTGACCGCCGTCGACCCGCGCCACTGGGAGCTGCTGCACTTCTCCCTCTGGGACCACGAGCCACCCGGACCGCTGCCCGGTGACCGCTACGAGATCCTGCACCTGTCGGCGCCGGAACGCGACCGGCCGGTCCGCGGCAGGCAGTGGTGA
- a CDS encoding DeoR/GlpR family DNA-binding transcription regulator yields the protein MSENQNLLAEQRRALILDDVRRRGGVRVNELTRKLSVSDMTIRRDLDALARQGVIEKVHGGAVPVVEASTHEPGFEAKSTLELSAKEDIARTAAAMAAPGSAIALSGGTTTFALAAHLVDVPGLTVVTNSVRVADVFHSAQRPTAAGGARAGAATVVLTGGVRTPSDSLVGPVADRAIGSLHFDVLFLGVHGISVEAGLSTPNLAEAETNRRFVRAARRVVVVADHTKWGTVGLSSFAALDEVDAFVTDAGLPDGLRQEIEEHLPGLVVAGEPSDGE from the coding sequence TTGAGCGAGAATCAGAACCTGCTCGCGGAGCAGCGGCGTGCGCTCATCCTCGACGACGTGCGCAGGCGCGGCGGGGTCCGGGTCAACGAGCTGACCCGCAAACTGAGCGTCTCCGACATGACCATCCGCCGGGACCTGGACGCGCTGGCGCGTCAGGGGGTCATCGAAAAGGTGCACGGCGGCGCTGTGCCGGTCGTCGAGGCGAGCACGCACGAGCCCGGTTTCGAGGCGAAGTCGACGCTGGAGCTCAGCGCCAAGGAGGACATCGCGCGCACTGCCGCCGCCATGGCCGCGCCCGGCAGCGCGATCGCACTCTCCGGCGGTACGACCACGTTCGCCCTGGCCGCGCATCTCGTGGACGTACCTGGCCTGACCGTCGTGACGAACTCGGTCCGGGTCGCCGATGTGTTCCACAGCGCGCAGCGGCCGACGGCGGCGGGGGGCGCGCGGGCCGGTGCGGCCACGGTGGTGCTGACCGGTGGGGTGCGTACGCCCTCGGACTCGCTGGTCGGTCCGGTCGCGGACCGTGCGATCGGCTCTCTGCACTTCGACGTCCTGTTCCTGGGCGTGCACGGGATCTCCGTCGAGGCGGGTCTCTCCACGCCGAACCTCGCGGAGGCCGAGACGAACCGGCGCTTCGTGCGGGCCGCCCGGCGGGTCGTGGTCGTGGCCGACCACACCAAGTGGGGCACAGTGGGGCTGAGTTCCTTCGCGGCGCTCGACGAGGTGGACGCGTTCGTCACGGACGCGGGCCTGCCGGACGGCCTCCGCCAGGAGATCGAGGAGCACCTTCCGGGGCTCGTGGTGGCGGGCGAGCCGTCGGACGGGGAGTAG